One stretch of Burkholderia pyrrocinia DNA includes these proteins:
- a CDS encoding isoprenylcysteine carboxylmethyltransferase family protein gives MNSTLDGIAAVQDRPPRSATPFRAGLLGIAAGLLALWFTRDQPALDAATRAIIASLAIIGTIALHEILISRVYLRPSAGLSRQAVRPLGLARVATRLGALTSIYAGIGMLYWLLPEYHGDFYRPFWSLLRALAPYVIVAAPFYFMWMDRHQRETDDAYLLWGRFLFRRERPASWQPVREMLAGWGVKTFFLPLMTVYLSKDADHLTASLAHAMNAPMSLATFSFLYDLSFTMDLMFGTVGYLCTFRILDSHVRTVEPTALGWGAALICYQPFWSLISGHYIRYEGSLFWDNWLLSAPTLRVIWGAVIILLLMTYALSTISFGLRFSNLTNRGIITSGPYRFTKHPAYITKNLSYWMVSVPFVEPLGWQVGLMHCAALVAVNLIYYLRAKTEERHLMRDPDYRAYAEWIAQHGLFARIRQAFGVQQPA, from the coding sequence ATGAATTCCACGCTCGACGGCATCGCCGCGGTCCAGGACCGCCCGCCCCGTTCCGCCACGCCCTTCCGCGCCGGCCTGCTCGGCATCGCGGCCGGGCTCCTCGCGCTGTGGTTCACGCGCGACCAGCCGGCCCTCGACGCTGCGACGCGCGCAATCATCGCAAGCCTCGCGATCATCGGCACGATCGCGCTGCACGAAATCCTCATCTCGCGCGTCTACCTGCGCCCGAGCGCCGGGCTGTCGCGCCAAGCCGTGCGGCCGCTCGGCCTCGCGCGCGTCGCGACGCGGCTCGGCGCGCTCACGTCGATCTATGCGGGCATCGGGATGCTGTACTGGCTGCTGCCCGAATATCACGGCGATTTCTACCGGCCGTTCTGGTCGCTGCTGCGCGCGCTCGCCCCGTACGTGATCGTCGCCGCGCCGTTCTATTTCATGTGGATGGACCGCCATCAGCGCGAAACCGACGACGCGTACCTGCTGTGGGGCCGCTTCCTGTTCCGCCGCGAGCGGCCCGCAAGCTGGCAGCCGGTGCGCGAGATGCTCGCCGGCTGGGGCGTGAAGACGTTCTTCCTGCCGCTGATGACCGTCTACCTGTCGAAGGACGCCGATCATCTGACCGCGTCGCTCGCGCACGCGATGAATGCGCCGATGTCGCTCGCGACGTTCTCGTTCCTGTACGACCTGTCGTTCACGATGGACCTGATGTTCGGCACCGTCGGCTACCTGTGCACGTTCCGCATCCTCGACAGTCACGTGCGCACGGTCGAGCCGACGGCGCTCGGCTGGGGCGCCGCGCTGATCTGCTATCAACCGTTCTGGTCGCTGATCTCGGGCCACTACATCCGCTACGAAGGCTCGCTGTTCTGGGACAACTGGCTGCTGTCCGCGCCGACGCTGCGCGTGATCTGGGGCGCCGTGATCATCCTGCTGCTGATGACCTACGCGCTGTCGACGATCTCGTTCGGGCTGCGCTTCTCGAACCTCACCAACCGCGGGATCATCACGTCGGGCCCGTACCGCTTCACGAAGCATCCGGCGTACATCACGAAGAACCTGTCGTACTGGATGGTGTCGGTGCCGTTCGTCGAGCCGCTCGGCTGGCAGGTCGGGCTCATGCACTGCGCCGCGCTCGTCGCGGTCAACCTGATCTATTACCTGCGCGCGAAAACGGAAGAACGCCACCTGATGCGCGATCCGGACTATCGTGCGTACGCCGAATGGATCGCGCAGCACGGGTTGTTTGCGCGGATCAGGCAGGCGTTCGGGGTGCAGCAGCCGGCGTGA
- a CDS encoding collagen-like triple helix repeat-containing protein, with amino-acid sequence MHNIFKKTTVTMAVASLLALYGCGSVDGPTTPPTIKPSTSGTSGTSGTSGTSGGGSSGTSGGGSSGTSGSSGTSGTSGTSGTSGTSGTSGTSGTSGTSGTSGTSGTSGTSGTSGTSGTSGTSGTSGTSGTSGTSGTSGTSGTSGTSGTSGTSGTSGTSGTSGTSGTSGTSGTSGTSGTSGTSGTSGTSGTSGTSGTSGTSGTSGTSGTSGTSGTSGTSGTSGTSGTSGTSGTSGTSGTSGTSGTSGTSVTPLGNVLQQSGNLVTALGTTVANGGAQIGGVQIPGTNPTTATSVGNAVTSLGNGVQSLGNGVAAGLGSIGVSPNPLGPTLTSTTGLLTGAGGAVNNLGNAVTSLGTGPLSPLAPATTLVGNLVNTVGNAVNSTASALNTALNSAPVQQLETQLGSVINPITNTLTGGVTTPGATQMLGGATMLGAPLSGLLSTLGSGLGLAGSQVGSATGNPVGTSAGNSVSQLGNTVASAGGLLSSGSSSSGTNPLAPITGLLGTLTGGLGGGSSSSGTGGTSGTSGTSGGPLAPVTGLLGTVTGALGSLGSSGTSGTGGTSGTGGSGVGGLLAPVTNLVNALTPLGASLTGTVTTPGGNVTGTVGGLLTSGPVGTLTGALTTPAGSAGAIGTASPGGATGTATTPAGSGTVAALTGSSNGGTAGGAANLLSPVTNLLGGLLGGGTKK; translated from the coding sequence ATGCACAATATATTCAAGAAGACGACGGTAACGATGGCCGTCGCGTCGCTGCTCGCGCTGTACGGTTGCGGCTCGGTCGACGGACCGACGACCCCGCCGACGATCAAGCCGAGCACGTCGGGGACGAGCGGCACTTCGGGGACGTCCGGTACGTCGGGCGGCGGTTCGTCGGGGACGTCGGGTGGCGGGAGTTCGGGTACGTCCGGTAGCTCGGGTACTTCCGGTACGTCGGGCACCTCCGGTACGTCGGGTACTTCCGGTACTTCGGGCACCTCCGGTACGTCGGGTACTTCCGGTACCTCGGGCACTTCCGGTACTTCGGGCACTTCCGGCACCTCGGGCACTTCCGGCACCTCGGGCACTTCCGGTACCTCGGGCACCTCCGGTACGTCAGGCACCTCCGGTACGTCGGGCACCTCCGGTACGTCGGGTACTTCCGGTACTTCGGGCACCTCCGGTACGTCGGGTACTTCCGGCACCTCGGGCACCTCCGGTACGTCGGGCACGTCGGGTACCTCGGGTACGTCGGGTACCTCGGGTACGTCGGGTACTTCGGGTACTTCGGGTACTTCGGGTACTTCGGGTACTTCGGGTACTTCGGGTACTTCGGGTACCTCGGGTACCTCGGGCACTTCGGGTACGTCGGGCACCTCCGGTACCTCGGGCACCTCGGGCACTTCCGGTACCTCGGGCACCTCGGGCACTTCCGGTACGTCAGGCACTTCCGGTACGTCGGGCACCAGCGTCACCCCGCTCGGCAATGTCCTCCAGCAATCCGGCAACCTCGTGACGGCACTCGGCACGACGGTCGCGAACGGCGGCGCGCAGATCGGCGGCGTGCAGATCCCCGGCACGAACCCGACGACGGCCACCAGCGTCGGCAACGCGGTCACGAGCCTCGGCAACGGCGTGCAGTCGCTCGGCAACGGTGTCGCTGCCGGCCTCGGCTCGATCGGCGTGTCGCCGAACCCGCTCGGCCCGACGCTCACGTCGACTACCGGCCTGCTGACCGGCGCCGGCGGCGCGGTCAACAACCTCGGCAACGCAGTGACGAGCCTCGGCACCGGTCCGCTGTCGCCGCTCGCGCCGGCGACGACCCTGGTCGGCAATCTCGTCAACACGGTCGGCAATGCGGTCAACTCGACAGCATCGGCGCTGAATACCGCGCTGAACAGCGCGCCGGTCCAGCAACTCGAGACGCAGCTCGGCAGCGTGATCAACCCGATCACGAACACGCTGACCGGCGGCGTCACGACACCTGGCGCCACGCAGATGCTCGGCGGCGCAACCATGCTCGGCGCCCCGCTCAGCGGACTGCTGAGCACGCTCGGCAGCGGCCTCGGCCTCGCCGGTTCGCAGGTCGGCAGCGCGACCGGCAACCCGGTCGGCACGAGCGCCGGCAACAGCGTGTCCCAGCTCGGCAACACGGTGGCGTCGGCCGGCGGCCTGCTGTCCAGCGGCAGCTCCAGCAGCGGCACCAACCCGCTCGCCCCGATTACCGGTCTGCTCGGTACGCTGACGGGCGGGCTCGGCGGCGGCAGCAGCTCCAGCGGTACGGGTGGTACCAGCGGCACGAGCGGCACCAGCGGCGGCCCGCTTGCACCGGTCACCGGCCTGCTCGGCACCGTGACCGGCGCGCTCGGCAGCCTCGGTTCGAGCGGCACCAGCGGAACCGGCGGCACGAGCGGCACCGGCGGCTCGGGTGTCGGCGGCCTGCTGGCGCCGGTCACCAACCTCGTCAACGCGCTGACGCCGCTCGGCGCAAGCCTCACCGGCACGGTCACGACGCCGGGAGGCAACGTGACGGGCACCGTCGGCGGCCTGCTGACGAGCGGCCCGGTCGGCACGCTGACGGGCGCGCTGACGACGCCGGCCGGCTCGGCGGGTGCCATCGGCACGGCCAGCCCCGGCGGCGCAACCGGCACGGCGACGACACCGGCCGGCAGCGGCACCGTGGCGGCCCTGACCGGCAGCTCGAACGGCGGTACCGCGGGCGGTGCAGCCAATCTGCTGTCGCCGGTGACGAACCTGCTCGGCGGTCTGCTGGGCGGCGGCACCAAGAAGTAA
- a CDS encoding carboxymuconolactone decarboxylase family protein produces the protein MSEQDREYGKARRIDVMGEAFVESAMRDLDGFSRPLQDWLNEHAWGSTWHRGGIDLKTRSLCTCAMLAALGRGTELKGHIRGALNNGASLVEIREVLLHSALYAGAPAAVEAFRNAREVIADLGLSVPDDEA, from the coding sequence ATGAGCGAACAGGACAGGGAATACGGCAAGGCGCGGCGGATCGACGTGATGGGCGAGGCGTTCGTCGAGAGCGCGATGCGTGACCTCGACGGATTTTCGCGTCCGTTGCAGGACTGGCTGAACGAACACGCGTGGGGCAGCACATGGCACCGGGGCGGGATCGACCTGAAGACGCGCAGCCTGTGCACCTGCGCGATGCTGGCGGCGCTCGGCCGCGGCACGGAGCTGAAGGGTCACATTCGCGGCGCGCTCAACAACGGCGCGAGCCTCGTCGAGATCCGCGAGGTGCTGCTGCACAGCGCGCTGTACGCGGGCGCGCCGGCCGCGGTCGAGGCATTCCGCAACGCGCGCGAGGTGATTGCGGATCTCGGGCTGTCGGTGCCCGACGACGAAGCCTGA
- a CDS encoding alpha/beta fold hydrolase, translating to MTPTLHLILNVLLGVVAVLAALALFSGYVASRVTRAFPPEGRFVDIGGDRIHYVEYGNGPPIVFVHGLAGQLRNFAYLPLARLAQRHRVILIDRPGAGRSTRGAGSQANVFAQARTVAAFIDALRLDKPVLVGHSLGGAIALAVGLNHPDRVSRLALIAPLSHEQSEPPAPFRPLMLPSPLVRRFVSWTFAIPLTILTGRNAVRQVFAPEDVPRDFPTKGGGLLGMRPHVFYATATDLLSAPVDLPAMVRRYAELTLPVDVLYGHADPILNWREHGDALAKKSARVRLKVVEGGHMLPVTLPDATADWLLEVAAAPADAVARAARIES from the coding sequence ATGACCCCTACGCTCCATCTGATCCTGAACGTGCTGCTCGGCGTCGTCGCGGTGCTCGCCGCGCTCGCGCTGTTTTCCGGCTACGTCGCCAGCCGCGTGACGCGCGCGTTCCCGCCCGAAGGCCGCTTCGTCGACATCGGCGGCGACCGCATCCACTACGTCGAATACGGCAACGGCCCGCCGATCGTGTTCGTTCACGGGCTCGCGGGGCAGCTGCGCAACTTCGCGTACCTGCCGCTCGCGCGGCTCGCGCAGCGGCATCGCGTGATCCTGATCGACCGGCCCGGCGCCGGCCGCTCGACCCGCGGCGCGGGCTCGCAGGCGAACGTGTTCGCGCAGGCGCGCACGGTCGCCGCGTTCATCGACGCGCTGCGGCTCGACAAGCCCGTGCTGGTCGGCCATTCGCTCGGCGGCGCGATCGCGCTCGCGGTCGGCCTCAACCATCCTGATCGCGTGAGCCGGCTCGCGTTGATCGCGCCGCTGTCGCACGAGCAATCCGAGCCGCCGGCGCCGTTCCGGCCGCTGATGCTGCCGTCGCCGCTGGTGCGCCGCTTCGTGTCGTGGACCTTCGCAATCCCGCTGACGATCCTGACCGGCCGCAACGCCGTGCGCCAGGTGTTCGCACCGGAAGACGTGCCGCGCGACTTCCCCACCAAGGGCGGCGGGCTGCTCGGGATGCGGCCGCATGTGTTCTACGCGACCGCGACCGACCTGCTGTCGGCGCCCGTCGACCTGCCCGCGATGGTGCGCCGCTATGCGGAGCTCACGCTGCCGGTCGACGTGCTGTACGGCCACGCCGATCCGATCCTGAACTGGCGCGAGCACGGCGACGCGCTCGCGAAGAAATCGGCGCGCGTGCGGCTGAAGGTCGTCGAGGGCGGGCACATGCTGCCGGTCACGCTTCCGGATGCAACGGCCGACTGGCTGCTCGAAGTCGCCGCCGCGCCGGCCGACGCCGTCGCACGAGCTGCGCGTATCGAGTCCTGA
- a CDS encoding flavin-containing monooxygenase translates to MTSTTTDRRDAPPAPGARHDRGDGNDLDVLIVGAGLSGIGAAYHLKQRCPHASVAIVEARDAIGGTWDLFRYPGVRSDSDMFTLGYSFRPWHSDKAISDGQTILDYIRDTARTYGIDKTIRYGQKVVAADWDSNRARWTVRIERTRDGAADTLVYTCRFLFMCSGYYDYDAGYLPDWPGMDTFEGKLVHPQHWPKDLTYANRRVVVIGSGATAVTLVPSMAADARHVTMLQRSPTYIVSLPARDRIANALRRVLPSRLAHRLVRVKNVLLTMYLYNVSRRKPDQTKKFIIRAASKQLGPGFDVAKHLTPRYMPWDQRVCLVPNGDLFKSIRAGRASIITDEIERFTPTGLQLKSGQQLDADVIVTATGLKVKLLGGARVTVDGRAVDLPETVSYKGMMYSDVPNLASSFGYTNASWTLKAELIARYVCRLLNHMRANGYDTCVPRLGAGDLGDVPAVNLSSGYIQRAAGILPKQGHRKPWKFHQNYVLDLASLKFGALADSAMHFERRAKTGPAATAPVAEPALETR, encoded by the coding sequence ATGACCTCGACGACGACCGACCGGCGCGACGCGCCGCCCGCCCCCGGCGCCCGCCATGACCGTGGCGACGGCAACGACCTCGACGTGCTGATCGTCGGCGCCGGCCTGTCCGGCATCGGCGCCGCGTATCACCTGAAGCAGCGCTGCCCGCATGCGAGCGTCGCGATCGTCGAGGCGCGCGACGCGATCGGCGGCACCTGGGATCTGTTCCGCTATCCGGGCGTTCGTTCGGATTCCGACATGTTCACGCTCGGCTACAGCTTCCGCCCGTGGCACAGCGACAAGGCGATCTCCGACGGCCAGACGATCCTCGACTACATCCGCGACACCGCGCGCACGTACGGGATCGACAAGACGATCCGCTACGGCCAGAAGGTCGTCGCGGCCGACTGGGACTCGAACCGCGCGCGCTGGACGGTGCGCATCGAGCGCACGCGCGACGGCGCCGCCGACACGCTCGTCTACACCTGCCGCTTCCTGTTCATGTGCAGCGGCTATTACGACTACGACGCCGGCTACCTGCCCGACTGGCCCGGCATGGACACGTTCGAGGGCAAGCTCGTGCATCCGCAGCACTGGCCGAAGGATCTGACCTACGCGAACCGGCGCGTCGTCGTGATCGGCAGCGGCGCGACGGCCGTCACGCTCGTGCCGTCGATGGCGGCCGACGCGCGGCACGTGACGATGCTGCAGCGCTCGCCGACCTACATCGTGTCGCTGCCCGCGCGCGACAGGATCGCGAACGCGTTGCGCCGCGTGCTGCCGTCGCGGCTCGCGCACCGGCTCGTGCGCGTGAAGAACGTGCTGCTGACGATGTACCTGTACAACGTATCGCGCCGCAAGCCCGACCAGACGAAGAAATTCATCATCCGCGCGGCCAGCAAGCAGCTCGGCCCCGGCTTCGACGTCGCGAAGCACCTGACGCCGCGCTACATGCCGTGGGACCAGCGCGTGTGCCTCGTGCCGAACGGCGACCTGTTCAAGTCGATCCGCGCGGGCCGCGCGTCGATCATCACCGACGAGATCGAGCGCTTCACGCCGACCGGCCTCCAGCTGAAGAGCGGCCAGCAGCTCGACGCGGACGTGATCGTCACCGCGACCGGGCTGAAGGTGAAACTGCTCGGCGGCGCGCGCGTCACGGTCGACGGCCGCGCGGTCGATCTGCCGGAGACCGTGTCGTACAAGGGCATGATGTACAGCGACGTGCCGAACCTCGCGTCGTCGTTCGGCTACACGAATGCGTCGTGGACGCTGAAGGCCGAGCTGATCGCGCGCTACGTGTGCCGGCTGCTCAACCACATGCGCGCGAACGGCTACGACACGTGCGTGCCGCGGCTCGGCGCCGGCGATCTCGGCGACGTGCCGGCCGTCAACCTGAGCTCGGGCTACATCCAGCGCGCGGCCGGCATCCTGCCGAAGCAGGGCCATCGCAAACCATGGAAATTCCACCAGAACTACGTGCTCGATCTCGCATCGCTGAAGTTCGGCGCGCTCGCCGATTCGGCGATGCATTTCGAACGCCGCGCGAAAACCGGCCCGGCCGCAACCGCGCCGGTTGCCGAACCCGCACTCGAAACCCGCTGA
- a CDS encoding SDR family NAD(P)-dependent oxidoreductase — MNGFSGKVAAITGAGSGMGRSLAVELARRGCEVALADVSETGLAGTAAACAQHGERVSTRRLDVADRDAVFAWADFVRAEHGKVNLIFNNAGVSLAASAETAHIADVEWIVGINFWGVVHGTQAFLPHLRASGDGHVVNTSSLFGLVAMPTQSAYNATKFAVRGFTEALRMELELDGAPVSATCVHPGGVATNIVDAGRVDTSIHALTGQDEATHRRQANRLINATTADDAARQILAGVERNARRVLVGADARRLDRIARLLGAGYQWLMLRHVRRARARNLERAPAPAARPATPTKDPA, encoded by the coding sequence ATGAACGGGTTTTCCGGCAAGGTCGCCGCGATCACGGGCGCCGGTTCGGGCATGGGCCGCAGCCTCGCGGTCGAGCTCGCGCGGCGCGGCTGCGAGGTCGCGCTCGCCGACGTCAGCGAAACCGGGCTCGCCGGTACGGCGGCCGCGTGCGCGCAGCACGGCGAGCGCGTGAGCACGCGGCGGCTCGACGTCGCCGACCGCGACGCGGTGTTCGCGTGGGCCGATTTCGTCCGCGCCGAACACGGCAAGGTCAACCTGATCTTCAACAATGCGGGCGTGTCGCTCGCCGCCAGCGCCGAAACCGCGCACATCGCCGATGTCGAATGGATCGTCGGCATCAATTTCTGGGGCGTCGTGCACGGCACGCAGGCGTTCCTGCCGCACCTGCGCGCGTCGGGCGACGGCCACGTCGTCAACACGTCGAGCCTGTTCGGGCTCGTCGCGATGCCGACGCAAAGCGCGTACAACGCAACCAAGTTCGCGGTGCGCGGCTTCACCGAGGCGCTGCGGATGGAGCTCGAACTCGACGGCGCGCCGGTGAGCGCGACCTGCGTGCATCCGGGCGGCGTCGCGACGAACATCGTCGATGCGGGCCGCGTCGATACCAGCATCCACGCGCTCACGGGCCAGGACGAAGCGACCCATCGCCGGCAGGCGAACCGCCTGATCAACGCGACGACCGCCGACGATGCCGCGCGGCAGATCCTCGCGGGCGTCGAGCGCAATGCGCGCCGCGTGCTCGTCGGCGCCGACGCGCGCCGGCTCGACCGGATCGCGCGCCTGCTCGGCGCCGGTTACCAGTGGCTGATGCTGCGCCATGTGCGCCGCGCCCGTGCACGCAATCTCGAACGCGCCCCCGCCCCGGCCGCACGCCCGGCCACGCCGACCAAGGACCCCGCATGA
- a CDS encoding TetR/AcrR family transcriptional regulator yields MSNSGMEKALETKKRGRSYGGVAPEVRAAERRDALIRAATHVFGTVGFRKATVRSICQEAKLNDRYFYAAFDSTEDLLRCTYLHHAEQLHDAVAQAVAARGGDLRESVDAGLAAFFAFLRDPCAARVLLLEVMGVSADTDMTYQRMLIDFGKLIMAIGAPHEAATPVERTEQRLIGLALVGAMTNVGAAWLLTDYRDPEAQMVASCRKVLLGTLREIG; encoded by the coding sequence ATGTCAAATAGCGGAATGGAGAAAGCACTCGAAACGAAAAAACGGGGCCGGTCGTACGGCGGCGTGGCGCCCGAGGTGCGTGCCGCCGAGCGGCGCGACGCGCTGATCCGCGCAGCGACGCACGTGTTCGGCACGGTCGGGTTCCGCAAGGCGACCGTGCGGTCGATCTGCCAGGAAGCGAAGCTGAACGATCGCTATTTCTATGCGGCGTTCGACAGCACCGAGGATTTGCTGCGCTGCACCTACCTGCATCACGCGGAGCAGCTGCATGACGCGGTCGCACAGGCGGTCGCCGCGCGCGGCGGCGATCTGCGCGAGAGCGTCGACGCGGGGCTCGCCGCGTTCTTCGCGTTCCTGCGCGATCCGTGTGCGGCGCGCGTGCTGCTGCTCGAGGTGATGGGCGTGAGCGCGGATACCGACATGACGTACCAGCGCATGCTGATCGACTTCGGCAAGCTGATCATGGCGATCGGCGCACCGCACGAGGCCGCGACGCCCGTGGAGCGCACCGAGCAGCGGCTGATCGGGCTCGCGCTCGTCGGCGCGATGACGAACGTCGGCGCGGCGTGGCTGCTCACCGACTATCGCGATCCGGAAGCGCAGATGGTCGCGAGTTGCAGGAAGGTGCTGCTGGGGACATTGCGGGAGATTGGCTAA
- a CDS encoding fucose-binding lectin protein gives MQTAAISWGTTPSIRVYTANGNKITERCYDGSNWYTGAFAQAGDNVSATCWLVGSAVHIRVYATSGGTTTEYCWDGDGWTRGGYTGS, from the coding sequence ATGCAAACCGCCGCAATTTCATGGGGAACCACGCCGTCGATTCGTGTCTACACGGCCAACGGCAACAAGATCACCGAACGCTGCTACGACGGGTCGAACTGGTACACGGGCGCGTTCGCCCAGGCGGGCGACAACGTGTCCGCCACGTGCTGGCTGGTGGGAAGCGCCGTTCACATCCGCGTGTACGCGACGAGCGGCGGCACGACGACCGAGTATTGCTGGGATGGTGACGGCTGGACCCGGGGCGGATACACGGGTTCCTGA
- a CDS encoding LysR family transcriptional regulator, whose translation MADLRDVNLNRLAIFVAVVDAGSLTAAAERLGLAKTVVSTHMQRLESEVGANLLVRTTRRLSVTDAGRTFYDACRAIVRATEAALDAVSSDAGPLRGTLRVSVPIDYGAQVVAPAVVALRDLHPGLDVELVANDRVVDLVADNLDVAIRIGRLADSNYRAVQLGTYEKWLVASPAFVARYGLPRDTDALAALPFVMLSTLPRPHTFELDDARGGSVSVRCVAPVVSNTATACRAIVLAGGGFGLLTDFSTADDVAAGRLVRLLPAWRSAPAGIHAVYPSTRLPSPKVRAFIDAMKQRIGDTPRRPTAATPARATRSKRAAH comes from the coding sequence ATGGCCGATCTGCGCGACGTGAACCTGAACCGGCTGGCGATCTTCGTCGCGGTGGTCGATGCCGGCTCGCTGACGGCCGCGGCCGAGCGGCTCGGCCTCGCGAAGACGGTCGTCAGCACGCACATGCAGCGCCTCGAATCCGAGGTCGGCGCGAACCTGCTCGTACGCACGACGCGGCGGCTCAGCGTGACCGACGCGGGGCGTACGTTCTACGACGCGTGCCGCGCCATCGTGCGCGCCACCGAAGCCGCGCTCGATGCGGTGTCGTCCGACGCGGGGCCGCTGCGCGGCACGCTGCGCGTGAGCGTGCCGATCGACTACGGCGCGCAGGTCGTCGCGCCGGCCGTCGTCGCGCTGCGCGACTTGCATCCGGGGCTCGACGTCGAGCTGGTCGCGAACGACCGCGTCGTCGATCTCGTCGCGGACAACCTCGACGTCGCGATCCGCATCGGCCGCCTCGCCGATTCGAACTATCGCGCGGTGCAGCTCGGCACGTACGAGAAATGGCTGGTCGCGAGCCCCGCGTTCGTCGCGCGCTACGGGCTGCCGCGCGATACGGATGCGCTTGCCGCACTGCCGTTCGTGATGCTGTCGACGCTGCCGCGCCCGCACACGTTCGAACTCGACGACGCGCGCGGCGGCAGCGTGTCGGTGCGCTGCGTCGCGCCGGTCGTGTCGAACACCGCAACCGCATGCCGCGCGATCGTGCTCGCGGGCGGCGGCTTCGGGCTGCTGACGGATTTCTCGACCGCCGACGACGTCGCGGCCGGCCGGCTCGTGCGGCTGCTGCCCGCATGGCGCTCGGCGCCGGCCGGGATTCATGCGGTGTATCCGTCGACGCGGCTGCCTTCGCCGAAGGTGCGGGCATTCATCGATGCGATGAAGCAAAGGATCGGAGACACGCCGCGGCGGCCGACCGCTGCCACACCCGCACGCGCGACACGCTCGAAGCGCGCGGCACACTGA
- a CDS encoding glutathione S-transferase family protein, with translation MSVASKPASAPPATGKPVAAIRVYSFPLSGHAHRVRLFLSLLGLPAEIVDIDLAAGAQREPAFLALNPLGQVPVIDDDGTVLADSNAILVYLAKRYGDAHWLPDDPAGAALVQRWLSYAAGPIATGPAAARLVTVFGAPLDQEAAKRTAAKLLDVIDRELAGKPFAAGAEPTIADIAAYTYIAHAPEGGVSLEPYPHVRAWLARVEALPGFVGMPTTRAGLLAA, from the coding sequence ATGTCCGTCGCCAGCAAGCCTGCCTCCGCACCGCCCGCCACCGGTAAGCCCGTCGCCGCGATTCGCGTCTATTCGTTCCCGTTGTCCGGGCACGCGCATCGCGTCCGGTTGTTCCTGTCGCTGCTCGGCCTGCCGGCCGAGATCGTCGACATCGACCTCGCGGCCGGCGCGCAGCGCGAACCGGCGTTCCTCGCGCTCAATCCGCTCGGGCAGGTGCCGGTGATCGACGACGACGGCACCGTGCTCGCCGATTCGAACGCGATCCTCGTGTATCTCGCGAAGCGCTACGGCGACGCGCACTGGCTGCCCGACGACCCGGCCGGCGCGGCGCTCGTGCAGCGCTGGCTGTCGTACGCGGCCGGGCCGATCGCGACGGGGCCTGCCGCCGCACGGCTCGTGACCGTGTTCGGCGCGCCGCTCGACCAGGAAGCGGCCAAGCGTACGGCCGCGAAGCTGCTCGACGTGATCGACCGCGAACTGGCCGGCAAGCCGTTCGCCGCCGGCGCCGAGCCGACGATCGCGGACATCGCCGCATACACGTACATCGCGCATGCGCCGGAAGGCGGCGTGTCGCTCGAACCGTATCCGCACGTGCGCGCATGGCTGGCGCGCGTCGAGGCGCTGCCGGGTTTCGTCGGCATGCCGACGACGCGCGCGGGCCTGCTCGCCGCGTAA